The Devosia yakushimensis genome has a segment encoding these proteins:
- a CDS encoding endonuclease/exonuclease/phosphatase family protein, with protein MKIAAFNVENLFDRPRAFNLEDQAKGAEITDAVAEINVLINKDEYSEADKKRMLVLIKELKLTSPNPPFAIFRKIRGSFWKQPKTGPMVISAKGRADWVGWVELRTEPNNAVAVMNTGRVIKEAGADILAVIEAEDRVALKQFSEQVLLKLGGDPYDEIMLIDGNDERGIDVGLMVTNGYSVGLMRSHIADMRENGERIYSRDCPEYQVITPGGETIWILPNHFKSKFGGNDENSIGKRRDQAKRTAEIYEGLRAEGHDGIVILGDLNDTPDSEPLQRLLAETDLREVTDHPNFSTGEFAGKGTYGLGNDSNKIDYLLLSPKLFDRVTAAGIFRKGAWPGSRPKRWEVFPELDKEIHAASDHHLIWVEISDQV; from the coding sequence ATGAAGATCGCAGCATTCAATGTGGAGAATCTGTTCGACCGGCCCCGGGCCTTTAATCTGGAAGACCAGGCCAAGGGTGCCGAGATCACCGATGCGGTGGCCGAGATCAATGTCCTGATCAACAAGGACGAGTATTCCGAAGCCGACAAGAAGCGGATGCTGGTGCTGATCAAGGAGCTCAAGCTCACTTCGCCCAATCCGCCTTTCGCCATCTTCCGCAAGATTCGCGGCAGCTTCTGGAAACAGCCCAAGACCGGGCCCATGGTGATATCAGCCAAGGGCCGCGCCGATTGGGTGGGCTGGGTGGAATTGCGCACCGAGCCCAACAATGCCGTGGCGGTGATGAATACCGGGCGGGTGATCAAGGAAGCCGGTGCCGATATCCTGGCAGTGATCGAGGCGGAAGATCGCGTTGCGCTGAAACAGTTTTCCGAACAGGTGCTGCTCAAGCTGGGCGGCGATCCCTATGACGAAATCATGCTGATCGATGGCAATGACGAGCGCGGGATCGACGTGGGCCTGATGGTCACCAATGGCTATTCGGTCGGCCTGATGCGCAGCCACATTGCCGATATGCGGGAAAATGGCGAGCGCATCTATTCGCGCGATTGCCCGGAATATCAGGTGATCACGCCGGGCGGGGAGACCATCTGGATCCTGCCCAATCACTTCAAATCCAAATTCGGCGGCAATGACGAAAATTCGATCGGCAAGCGCCGCGACCAGGCCAAGCGCACGGCCGAAATCTATGAGGGACTGCGTGCCGAGGGGCACGACGGAATCGTCATCCTGGGCGACCTCAACGACACGCCCGATTCCGAACCGCTACAGCGCCTCCTGGCAGAAACCGATCTGAGGGAAGTCACCGACCATCCCAATTTCTCGACCGGCGAGTTTGCCGGCAAGGGCACCTATGGGCTGGGCAATGACAGCAACAAGATCGACTATCTGCTGTTGTCGCCAAAGCTGTTTGACCGGGTGACCGCGGCGGGCATTTTCCGCAAGGGCGCCTGGCCGGGCTCCCGGCCCAAGCGCTGGGAAGTGTTTCCTGAGCTGGACAAGGAAATCCACGCCGCCAGCGATCACCATCTGATCTGGGTGGAGATTTCCGACCAGGTCTAA